ATAAATTAAAGGTCCCGCCATTGGTAAAAGCAGTTTCATCCCAGGTCAGGTTAACCGTGCCATTGGAATCTTCGCCACCTCTAAGGTCATAGGGGGCAAATGGTAGTGTTGCCTGCGGTGTAGCACTTAAAATACGGGATTGATCGCTGATTCCCGCTCCACTATATGCCCTGACCGAAAAGAAATACTTTTGTCCGTTCTGTAGCCCTTTTAGATTAAAACCACTGGTATTGCTGGCCTCGACCTCTTCGGTCAATTGATTTCTATCCGTTCCATAATAGACCTTATAACCATTGGCATTGGCAACACTTTCCCAAAGCAAGGTCACCCGGCCATCTTTTGGTCTTACCCTTACCAATTTTGGTTTTTGTGGACGTTCATATTTAACCTTGATGATATTCGAAATCGCACTTTCACCTACCGAATTGAAAGCGGTAACCGCTATGTTTGTTTGTTTTCCATAGCTCAATGGCAATAGGTATTCGTTGTTTTCACTCCCCGTAATCTCAATCACCTGGTTTAAGCTGTTCTGGTTGTGGCCCATCTTGATTCGATAACCATCGGCCTGGTCATCTTCCCACCATTTCAAATGTAGGCCCGATGAAGTAACTTCAGATTTGAAGATCCTATTGGTTTTGGGCGTACGTTGACCAACCACCCATTCCAATCGCGTCATACTGTATCCTGGTACGGTGATTTTTCCGTTGGATAAATCTTTGGTTTCCTGGGTGGGTAAAATCCCTGAAAGAACCAGGGGATCGTCACTGGTAATCGAAGTAACCAGAACATCTTGAGGCAAATCCATACCTTGTAAAGTGATCTCATGGGGAATACTCGATTTATTGGAAATCAATACATAGTCTTTGTTATTTGCGCCGTTGTACGCCCTTGCAAACAACGCTGGTATTTCGGAGACCAAACTATTGGGATGCTCAGCGGCAACCACTTCACCTCCGGTGACCTCGGTGTCCAATGAAAAATTACTGTTGTTCAAAGCTTCACCAGCGATAAGGATAACCTCTCCCTGAGTGGAAATATTGAATCCATATTCAATGGCATCCGCATCCACATCGGTCCCCGAAGCGAAGGCATTGTCCAAGAGACTGTTGTGATTGAAATTGGGAACAACAACATCCACATTGAAAACATGTAATCCCAAATAATCCATATTATCGAAAACGGTATTCCTGATCATAAACTCGGCGTTGTACATTCCCGCATAATAGCTTTTGTCGAACCCGTTGTTGAAGACATTGAATTCGGTGATGAAATACCTAAAATCCTCACCGTATACGTTCCGTGCTTTTGTAGGAGCATCGGTCCCCCCAATTTTCATGCCCGCGTTGGCATTTCTGATGGCCAAATCGGGAGCGGGGTTGGAATTATTGAAAGACGCATAGGAATGATAGGATAGGACATCGTAATATTGCGGATTAAAATTCCGCACACCCAGGGAAAAGTTCCCGCTGAAATCCACACCCCAATCGGCATTTGGTGCGGTCAGGGCCCCACTGTACCCCTCTTTGATAGCCTGGTCCAACGCTTCCATTTTAGCGGCATAATCGGCTCCATTATTGTAAAACCAATGATTTCTATTCGGCAGGAAGAAATACGGCTCGTTATTCAATTGCCAATATTCCACTACAATGTTATTGTCCTCGCAAAACTTTGCAAAAATGCGGGCTTCTTCGGGGCCAGCCATAAATCCAGGCCAGGTAACAATCAATTTGGCACCGGCCTCTCCAAGGGCTTGATACAGATCATAGACCAATTGCGGCCCTTTGACTTCCACACGCTCATAGGCTTTCACCTGATTATTTACCCTTCTGAATTGCTCTATCCATTCCAACTCATATTCTCCCGTGTTCATGTTAAAAGGATCGCTTATGGTACCGGAAAGGTATCGCATCCACCCTGTTTTTCCCGCTTTTAGGGCATCCACAAATTCCGGGTTTTTATAACTCCAGGCTTGATCTACACTTCTATTATTATAACCAAACAACCCATCTTTCAACCCATGCCTTTTATTTGGGTCAATCGTGATGGTCGCCAAGGATTTTACGATACTATCCCTAAATGTGGTTATGGCATTGGATAGGTCAACAAGACCCTGGTCAATTACTTCTTGGGCAATTCCATCAATAAATACGGACGTGGCCATACTGATCGCATTAAAGAAGGTATCCACAGCCGCTTGGGGATACTCACCAGGATTGCTGCCTACCTCGGCTGACACAGCCAGTTCCGAAGCTTCCAGAAGCAGTCTTCGCAAATCCCATTTATTAACACTTCCGATGATGACATCATCCATTTGTATCCTACCTACATCAAATAAATAAGGAACAAACACTTCCAACGAAGCAACATTTGAGGTAAGGTTCAATAGCGGTACGTCTTGACCCTCCGGTTTTTCAACTCCATTTACACTCAAACCCATGGTATTGTTGTCCGTATCTATCTTAAGTAAAACAAGATGGTCAAAATCTTTGGGGACAATGGCGTTGCGGTCGGTAAACACTACTGTTGACGTTGGGTTTCCTTCAGAATCCAATCCCGTTACCAACTCAATACCATTTTCGAAATCTATTCTAGCGACTACATCTCCAATTGAATTCTTAATGGAAACCGGGGCATTCATAGTCTGCCTGTCAGTATTGAAAATGAATCCAAAATACACTACTCCAGAGGTTTCCGTGAATGTCCTGATGGCTGTTGCCCTTTGTTGAACCGCGGGGTCGTAGGCGATGTTCAATCGATCATCCACAACAGTAACAAAACCTGTAGTTTCAGGTCCTTCTGACCATCCATTGGGCAATCCCGGGTCGCTAAAGGTGTCAAAGGCCAATAGTCCCTGTGGTTGGGGAGCCAACCCTTCCCCCGTAACCTGGACCCTGCCCGTAAAAATATCATCCCCTTCAATAAGAACACTATCTTCATAGGTAACCGTGAGTACAGGTGCAAACCGAACATAGATGGTCCGATCAATAGTACCTGAAGCGTCCGGTTCCAGTGGGAAAGCCGCACTGGTAAAACCGTCCGATTCGTTTAAACTGACCTGAAAGCCATCAGGAGGGGTAATCGTAATGGATTGGGTAAGCCCGGATAGTTGTAATTGAAAACTGTTTGGAGCAGAGATCGTCCCGACCGCTATTCCGGTAAAATCGTCCACCGATGTTGTATTTACAAATTGAGCGGGCTCAAGAACATAAAGGTTTTGTTGGGCGGTGAAGTACAGTTTCCCATTGGTTACCACAGTATTTGTATTGACTGTACTCCCTGTGCTACCGGGAACTAAATCCTCAACCAGGAACACATTTGTCCCATCAGTGGCGAATAGTTCATTTCCGACGTTTCCAAAGGGCGAAGTATCATTCGTATTGGCATTGAAATAGGCATATCCGTCCAAAAAGCCCAAAAAATTTGGGTTACTGGCCCCATTGGTAATCAAATCGATTATTTGATTGGTACCTATTGCAGTACCATCGCTCACCCATGGCTCATTGCCAGCCCCCCCATTGGCCCTAAAGAAAATCCTGCCGGTCGCGGGGTCACCCAATTGATAAACTGGATTTGAACCTCCATTGGAGCGCAGGTCGGCTATTTTTTCGGTCCC
The sequence above is a segment of the Muricauda sp. SCSIO 64092 genome. Coding sequences within it:
- a CDS encoding fibronectin type III domain-containing protein, whose product is MKKLTLPLFLLVTAFCFGQIQRLTNFETTGLKSSTLTLSQNKLFFEATDSENGNGLFFYDLATESITFVKDINPSGEDGLVSVIPFDNGIVFRATDGVNGAELWFSDGTDAGTYMIKDINTGGGSFPEQMIAFNGLVLFMANDGTNGKEMWKSDGTDAGTQLLLNIAPGSADGTPANTDIVYGKNNDYVFFRANNGSQGFELYISDGTTAGTRQVQDLFAGGGSGMGETTAEHAAIFNGTLFFRGHDGGAATGKELRYFDTGDETIKLVKEINPGANQQADIKNLFVVGNKLFFRAKQGNEGVEPYITDGTEAGTEKIADLRSNGGSNPVYQLGDPATGRIFFRANGGAGNEPWVSDGTAIGTNQIIDLITNGASNPNFLGFLDGYAYFNANTNDTSPFGNVGNELFATDGTNVFLVEDLVPGSTGSTVNTNTVVTNGKLYFTAQQNLYVLEPAQFVNTTSVDDFTGIAVGTISAPNSFQLQLSGLTQSITITPPDGFQVSLNESDGFTSAAFPLEPDASGTIDRTIYVRFAPVLTVTYEDSVLIEGDDIFTGRVQVTGEGLAPQPQGLLAFDTFSDPGLPNGWSEGPETTGFVTVVDDRLNIAYDPAVQQRATAIRTFTETSGVVYFGFIFNTDRQTMNAPVSIKNSIGDVVARIDFENGIELVTGLDSEGNPTSTVVFTDRNAIVPKDFDHLVLLKIDTDNNTMGLSVNGVEKPEGQDVPLLNLTSNVASLEVFVPYLFDVGRIQMDDVIIGSVNKWDLRRLLLEASELAVSAEVGSNPGEYPQAAVDTFFNAISMATSVFIDGIAQEVIDQGLVDLSNAITTFRDSIVKSLATITIDPNKRHGLKDGLFGYNNRSVDQAWSYKNPEFVDALKAGKTGWMRYLSGTISDPFNMNTGEYELEWIEQFRRVNNQVKAYERVEVKGPQLVYDLYQALGEAGAKLIVTWPGFMAGPEEARIFAKFCEDNNIVVEYWQLNNEPYFFLPNRNHWFYNNGADYAAKMEALDQAIKEGYSGALTAPNADWGVDFSGNFSLGVRNFNPQYYDVLSYHSYASFNNSNPAPDLAIRNANAGMKIGGTDAPTKARNVYGEDFRYFITEFNVFNNGFDKSYYAGMYNAEFMIRNTVFDNMDYLGLHVFNVDVVVPNFNHNSLLDNAFASGTDVDADAIEYGFNISTQGEVILIAGEALNNSNFSLDTEVTGGEVVAAEHPNSLVSEIPALFARAYNGANNKDYVLISNKSSIPHEITLQGMDLPQDVLVTSITSDDPLVLSGILPTQETKDLSNGKITVPGYSMTRLEWVVGQRTPKTNRIFKSEVTSSGLHLKWWEDDQADGYRIKMGHNQNSLNQVIEITGSENNEYLLPLSYGKQTNIAVTAFNSVGESAISNIIKVKYERPQKPKLVRVRPKDGRVTLLWESVANANGYKVYYGTDRNQLTEEVEASNTSGFNLKGLQNGQKYFFSVRAYSGAGISDQSRILSATPQATLPFAPYDLRGGEDSNGTVNLTWDETAFTNGGTFNLYRSSEPWDGYQLVAEGIVGTTYSDGSAMEVGTYYYIVKAENSLGESFYPSNILTVVKTESSNGGTTALTTQLNLEDQKLLQHQIVLRRNPVVNQIDLAIPNTVEVNGYRVYDVQGKIVKTGRKLRKRTEMQISLRTRLKGLYFLELDTNVGKQTIKIINQ